The Shewanella mesophila genome contains the following window.
ATCGACATCAACGATTATCGATGATGCGCCGCTACAAGTGCAACAAGTGTTGATGACACCCGACCAGCGCCAGTTATTATTACGCTCGTCTAATCGCTTATTTGTCTATGATATTCGTGACGCTGAAGAGGTGTCATTGAGCCAAGTGATTGAACTTGAGCGCGCAAAGACCAAAGTAACCGATGTATCCTTGTTAGCTGGTGCCAGCTCGGTACTGGTTAGTTATGATAATGGCCTAATTTTGCAGTATTTTCAGGTTAACGGCGACAAAGGCCGTCAATATCAAGAGATACGTGAATTTAGCAACAAGGCCGGCGTTAAACGCATCGCCAGTGAGTTTTATCGTAAAAGTTTTGCAACGATTAGCGACTCTGGTGAACTCAACCTGCTTTACACCACTAGTCAGCGCAAGTTGTTTTCAGAGGCCTTTGATTTAAAACAACCGGGTGTGATGGGCTTTAGCCCTCGTTCGAATGCGTTAGTGGTTCAAGCTGGCGGAAAGCTGCATTTATTTGCGATTGAAAACAGTCACCCAGAGGTGTCTTGGAGCGCGATGTGGGACAAGGTGTGGTATGAAGGGTATCCCGAGCCACAATATGTTTGGCAGTCTACTTCGGGGTCTGATGACTTTGAAGCTAAGTTAAGCTTAATGCCACTGGCTTTCGGCACCATGAAGGCTGCGCTCTATGCCATGTTGTTTGCAACCCCTCTTGCAATTGCTGGCGCCATCTACACCGCTTACTTTATGTCGCCCAAAGTGCGTGCGGTCGTTAAGCCTACCATCGAAATTATGGAAGCCTTACCTACGGTTATTCTCGGTTTCTTAGCGGGTCTTTGGTTGGCACCACTTATTGAAGATAATCTGCCGGGGATCTTGATATTACTGGTGATGTTACCGGTGAGTATATTGGTGACGGCATTTGCGTGGCATCAATTGCCTGGACGTTGGAAGCAGCGTTTGCCAGAAGTTTACCAAGAGCTGATGTTACTGCCGGTGATCATCTTTGTTGGTTGGTTCGCTTTCTATATCAGTCCGTATGTTGAGGTGGCACTCTTTGGTGGTGACTCACGTTTATTTATCACTAATGAACTTGGTATTACCTTCGATCAGCGCAACGCTTTGGTTGTCGGTATCGCCATGGGCTTTGCGGTTATCCCAACGATATTTTCTATTGCAGAAGATGCTGTGTTCTCAGTACCTCGTCACCTTTCAAATGGTAGCTTGGCGTTGGGCGCAACCAACTGGCAAACCTTGACTCGGGTTGTGTTATTAACCGCGAGTCCAGGCATCTTCTCTGCGGTAATGATGGGTCTTGGCCGCGCGGTTGGTGAAACCATGATTGTACTGATGGCAACAGGTAATACGGCGATTATGGAATGGAGTGTATTTGAAGGGATGCGGACATTGGCGGCTAATATCGCGGTTGAAATGCCAGAATCTGCCATCGGTAGTTCCCATTACCGTGTGCTGTTCTTAGCTGCATTCGTCCTGTTTATCTTTACCTTCTTCTTTAACACCATTGCTGAAGTGGTGAGACAGCGTCTTCGTGAACGCTACAGCTCACTGTAATGGAGGCCAATATGTTTTTGATTTCGATATTTTCGCCTGTGACCTTAAGAGGCTTATGTAATGGGTAAGTGGTTTAAATCGGGTTCGCCCTGGATCTGGATGACAGGTGGCGCGGTCAGTATTAGTTTGATTGCTGTGATTGGTTTGCTGCTGTTAATCGCATCTCGTGGTTTGAGTTACTTCTGGCCTGCTGAGATCTATCAGTGGGAGTTAGTCGATCAGCAAGGTGTTCGTTCGACGCTGATTGGTGAGATTTACGATAAAGAGGAAGTGCCAACAGAGCGCTTGATCTCGGCGGGACACAAATTTAACCAACATCCTGGTGAGATGGTGACTCGATATCTTGTCAAAACGGGTAACCGCGAATTTGTTGGGTTAGATTTTCGCTGGATATTAGCAACCGATATTGTCTCTCGCACGACACCTATCGAGCTGGCTAAGTTAGAGCGCTCTAAAAACGGTGATTTCTACGGTTATCCAGTTGCGATTATCGAAGATGGTAAGCGTCTTGCGCTGGATAATGACCACCTTGAAGCATCGTTCAAAGAGCATATTGAACGGGCGGTTGCATTAAGTGATAAAGCGGTTTCATTGCAGAAGGGCGATATCGGTTCAGTTAACTATCAACTCGAGCATTTACGTTTAAAAGAACGTGGTTACGAGTTAGATAACGCCTTAACTGATGCGCGTAAAAGGCAACTCGATGCGGAGCGTACAAAACTTCAAGCCGACTACCAAGAGATGGAGAAGGCATTCTTTGCTCTTCGTCAAGAAGCTGCTCGTGACTCGGTGATTATCCGCGATATGCGCGGCGAAGAAGTCACGCTGCCACTTGATAGCATCTTAGATGTGACTTACTCAAATCACTTGAGCTTACTCGGCAAGGTGGGTCATTGGTTCAAAGGGATCGGTAAATTTGTTAGTGATGATCCTCGTGAAGCCAATACCGAGGGCGGGGTGTTCCCAGCTATCTTCGGTACGGTATTTATGGTGATGCTCATGGCGGTGATTGTGACGCCATTTGGCGTTATTGCAGCGGTTTACCTACATGAATACGCTAAGAAAGGTCCCATCACTAAGATGATCCGCATCGCGGTGATTAACTTAGCGGGCGTACCATCGATTGTGTATGGTGTGTTTGGTCTAGGGTTCTTTGTCTATATGTTAGGTGGGTCGCTCGATCAGCTGTTTTACCCTGAAGCGCTGCCAACGCCGACCTTTGGATCTCCCGGTGTCATTTGGTCGGCATTGACCTTGGCGATCCTTACATTGCCAGTGGTTATCGTGTCCACCGAAGAGGGGCTAAGTCGTATTCCAAGCTCGGTTCGTCAAGGGAGTTTGGCTTTGGGCGCGACTAAGGCTGAAACCTTGTGGCGCATCATCTTACCCATGGCGAGTCCTGCGATTATGACAGGCCTTATTTTGGCGGTAGCCCGGGCCGCTGGCGAAGTTGCCCCATTGATGTTGGTGGGTGTCGTAAAGCTTGCGCCGACTTTGCCTATCGATATGAATTTCCCATTTGTGCATTTAGAACGTAAGTTTATGCACTTAGGCTTCCATATTTATGATGTGGGGTTCCAGAGCCCGAATGTTGAGGCTGCGCGCCCCTTGGTTTATGCCACTTCGTTCTTATTGGTGACTGTAATTGTGAGCTTGAACTTGACGGCGATTGCTGTACGTAACCATTTACGTGAAAAGTATCGCTCACTAGAGCACTAACCCAAGCTAAATTAATACCCGCCCGGGCCGAGCTTGGGCGTGAATAAACCTTTATCCTGAAGTGATTAGGAACAGATATGATTTCGATAGATAGTTCGGTAATGAAAACAGAAACATTAGACTTAAATAACTTAAGTAGTGAACAGACCGCACTAGAGATCCGCAATTTAGATCTTAAATATGGCGATAAGCAGGCGCTATTTGATGTATCAATGAAGATACCTAAGAAAAAAGTTACCGCATTTATCGGCCCAAGTGGTTGTGGTAAGTCGACACTGCTTCGCTGTATTAACCGTATGAATGACTTAGTCGATAACTGCCACATTGGTGGTGAGATCTTGCTTCATGGGCAAAATATCTATGATAAGCAAGTTGACGTAGCCTCACTGCGTCGCAATGTCGGTATGGTGTTTCAGCGTCCAAATCCATTCCCTAAATCAATCTATGAGAATGTAGTTTATGGATTACGTCTGCAGGGGATAAATAACCGTCGTCAACTCGATGATGCCGCTGAGCGTTCGCTTCGCGGCGCTGCAATTTGGGATGAAGTAAAAGATCGTCTACACGATAATGCATTTGGTTTATCAGGTGGTCAGCAGCAGCGTTTAGTCATTGCCCGCGCCATTGCCATTGAACCTGAAGTCTTGCTACTCGATGAGCCAACGTCGGCACTAGATCCTATCTCGACGTTAACCATTGAAGAGTTGATAACCGAGCTAAAATCTAAATATACCGTTGTTATTGTGACGCACAACATGCAACAGGCGGCTCGCGTCTCTGATCAAACGGCATTTATGTATATGGGAGAGTTGGTTGAATACGCCGATACTAATACCATTTTTACTACGCCGAAGAAAAAGAAGACCGAGGATTACATTACGGGTCGCTACGGCTAAGATTCGCTTGAGAATCGATGTCGTCACACAACAGATTGAATTGAAAAGGTTGAGCTGCAATGGAAAACATGAATTTAAATAAACATATCTCTGGTCAGTTTAATGCTGAGTTAGATGATATTCGTAATCGCGTACTAGCGATGGGCGGTTTGGTTGAACGCCAGTTAGAGCAAGCGTTAGATG
Protein-coding sequences here:
- a CDS encoding ABC transporter permease subunit — protein: METQVTQPGSTATNLLMGKGSSRRAFKDKLTQFGVTLGGTMVFVALLLIFFYLLYVVKPIFDGASVTPVMTAELQDSDVATLMVGSDEQNEILYRVGANGKVTFYSAATGQVVDVESIELPEGVSIVSSASAVPSEQRFAFGLSNGQVVIAGINFSVTYPDNKRVITPSLRYPLGKQPLPVDDNALPLNQLSFAYSSDKMSFTYRDDSGRWHLTRQEGEENMMTEEVEWASTSTIIDDAPLQVQQVLMTPDQRQLLLRSSNRLFVYDIRDAEEVSLSQVIELERAKTKVTDVSLLAGASSVLVSYDNGLILQYFQVNGDKGRQYQEIREFSNKAGVKRIASEFYRKSFATISDSGELNLLYTTSQRKLFSEAFDLKQPGVMGFSPRSNALVVQAGGKLHLFAIENSHPEVSWSAMWDKVWYEGYPEPQYVWQSTSGSDDFEAKLSLMPLAFGTMKAALYAMLFATPLAIAGAIYTAYFMSPKVRAVVKPTIEIMEALPTVILGFLAGLWLAPLIEDNLPGILILLVMLPVSILVTAFAWHQLPGRWKQRLPEVYQELMLLPVIIFVGWFAFYISPYVEVALFGGDSRLFITNELGITFDQRNALVVGIAMGFAVIPTIFSIAEDAVFSVPRHLSNGSLALGATNWQTLTRVVLLTASPGIFSAVMMGLGRAVGETMIVLMATGNTAIMEWSVFEGMRTLAANIAVEMPESAIGSSHYRVLFLAAFVLFIFTFFFNTIAEVVRQRLRERYSSL
- the pstA gene encoding phosphate ABC transporter permease PstA, encoding MGKWFKSGSPWIWMTGGAVSISLIAVIGLLLLIASRGLSYFWPAEIYQWELVDQQGVRSTLIGEIYDKEEVPTERLISAGHKFNQHPGEMVTRYLVKTGNREFVGLDFRWILATDIVSRTTPIELAKLERSKNGDFYGYPVAIIEDGKRLALDNDHLEASFKEHIERAVALSDKAVSLQKGDIGSVNYQLEHLRLKERGYELDNALTDARKRQLDAERTKLQADYQEMEKAFFALRQEAARDSVIIRDMRGEEVTLPLDSILDVTYSNHLSLLGKVGHWFKGIGKFVSDDPREANTEGGVFPAIFGTVFMVMLMAVIVTPFGVIAAVYLHEYAKKGPITKMIRIAVINLAGVPSIVYGVFGLGFFVYMLGGSLDQLFYPEALPTPTFGSPGVIWSALTLAILTLPVVIVSTEEGLSRIPSSVRQGSLALGATKAETLWRIILPMASPAIMTGLILAVARAAGEVAPLMLVGVVKLAPTLPIDMNFPFVHLERKFMHLGFHIYDVGFQSPNVEAARPLVYATSFLLVTVIVSLNLTAIAVRNHLREKYRSLEH
- the pstB gene encoding phosphate ABC transporter ATP-binding protein PstB; the protein is MISIDSSVMKTETLDLNNLSSEQTALEIRNLDLKYGDKQALFDVSMKIPKKKVTAFIGPSGCGKSTLLRCINRMNDLVDNCHIGGEILLHGQNIYDKQVDVASLRRNVGMVFQRPNPFPKSIYENVVYGLRLQGINNRRQLDDAAERSLRGAAIWDEVKDRLHDNAFGLSGGQQQRLVIARAIAIEPEVLLLDEPTSALDPISTLTIEELITELKSKYTVVIVTHNMQQAARVSDQTAFMYMGELVEYADTNTIFTTPKKKKTEDYITGRYG